A single genomic interval of Granulicella tundricola MP5ACTX9 harbors:
- a CDS encoding TetR/AcrR family transcriptional regulator — MAGTITQVGTLDPRVRRTRLMLHDGLWSLLEKKEFDKISVQDIAEAAELNRATFYDHYSDKFALLECMVGSRFGELLERRGVRFSGCDGALRAIVLGVCDYITSVPGAACGGGRQLEGHMETAVIAVVRKMLLDGMKRHVRVEGEPAMAMSDAMVASAVSWAIYGACKEWLHTAGRCEAEEIVGKIEGLVVGMLRGTGS, encoded by the coding sequence ATGGCTGGGACGATTACGCAGGTTGGAACTCTAGATCCGCGGGTGCGGCGGACGCGGCTGATGCTGCATGACGGGCTATGGAGTTTGCTGGAGAAAAAGGAGTTCGACAAGATCTCCGTGCAGGATATTGCGGAGGCGGCGGAGCTGAACCGGGCCACTTTTTATGACCATTATTCGGACAAGTTTGCGCTGCTGGAGTGCATGGTAGGGAGCCGGTTTGGGGAGTTGCTGGAGCGGCGCGGGGTGAGATTCAGCGGGTGCGATGGGGCGCTGCGGGCGATCGTGCTGGGGGTTTGCGACTACATTACGAGTGTGCCGGGGGCTGCTTGTGGGGGCGGGCGGCAGCTTGAAGGGCATATGGAGACGGCGGTGATCGCGGTGGTGCGGAAGATGCTGCTGGATGGGATGAAGCGGCATGTGCGGGTGGAGGGGGAGCCAGCAATGGCGATGTCGGATGCGATGGTGGCCTCGGCGGTGAGCTGGGCGATCTATGGGGCTTGCAAGGAGTGGCTGCACACGGCTGGGCGGTGTGAGGCGGAGGAGATCGTTGGGAAGATTGAGGGGCTGGTGGTGGGGATGTTGCGTGGGACTGGGAGTTAG
- a CDS encoding FMN-dependent NADH-azoreductase, which yields MPTLLHLDSSPAGDASISRHLTAQFVAKWQAANPTGTVITRDITTMQIPPVSQAWIAARMTPADARTTEQKELLTLSDSLIADLKSADEYVFGVPMYNFGIPAILKLWIDQIARPGETFSYVNGTPAGLLTDKKATFVIASGGDYSPETAMASYNYTAPYLKAVFGFLGVTDTLLINAGGAMAVAFGKIDLPTFMQPHIESIHQRIQ from the coding sequence ATGCCAACCCTCTTGCACCTCGACTCCAGCCCCGCAGGCGATGCCTCCATCTCCCGACATCTCACCGCCCAGTTCGTCGCAAAGTGGCAAGCCGCCAACCCCACCGGCACCGTCATCACCCGCGACATCACCACGATGCAGATCCCGCCCGTCAGCCAGGCATGGATCGCCGCACGCATGACCCCGGCCGATGCCCGCACTACCGAGCAGAAAGAACTCCTCACCCTCTCGGACTCTCTCATCGCAGACCTTAAGTCCGCGGACGAGTACGTCTTCGGCGTCCCCATGTATAACTTCGGCATCCCCGCCATCCTCAAGCTCTGGATCGACCAGATCGCCCGCCCCGGCGAGACATTCTCCTACGTCAACGGCACCCCAGCAGGCCTCCTCACCGACAAAAAAGCCACCTTCGTCATAGCCTCCGGCGGCGACTATAGCCCCGAAACCGCAATGGCCTCTTACAACTACACCGCCCCCTATCTCAAGGCCGTCTTCGGCTTCCTCGGCGTCACAGACACGCTCCTCATCAACGCCGGCGGAGCCATGGCAGTGGCCTTCGGAAAAATCGACCTCCCCACCTTCATGCAGCCACACATCGAATCCATCCACCAGCGCATCCAGTAA
- a CDS encoding methyltransferase family protein gives MTAGRIWWVLYGLWVCGEVSILLFTRIKSSGGENRDRGSLRILWAVIMTSSFVGMSYGATHGANLPNAAQWAGWTSVALIVVGLAIRGTAIWRLGRSFSANVAITETQKLETGGLFRLVRHPSYTGMLLIFLSMGLKTGNWVSVLILTVPPVVALLYRIKVEEDALHGAFGTEYEEYCRRSKRLVPGIY, from the coding sequence ATGACGGCAGGGCGGATCTGGTGGGTTTTGTATGGGTTGTGGGTGTGTGGTGAGGTTTCGATCCTGCTGTTTACACGGATCAAGTCGAGTGGCGGTGAGAACCGGGATCGTGGGTCGCTGCGGATTCTGTGGGCTGTGATCATGACGTCCAGCTTTGTGGGGATGAGCTACGGTGCCACGCACGGGGCGAACCTTCCAAACGCCGCGCAGTGGGCGGGTTGGACGAGTGTGGCGTTGATCGTGGTGGGACTGGCGATACGCGGGACGGCGATCTGGAGACTGGGGCGATCGTTCAGTGCGAATGTGGCGATCACCGAGACCCAGAAGCTGGAGACAGGTGGTCTGTTCCGGTTGGTGCGGCACCCAAGTTATACGGGGATGCTGCTGATCTTTCTATCCATGGGGTTGAAGACGGGGAACTGGGTGTCGGTGTTGATCTTGACGGTGCCACCCGTGGTGGCTTTGCTCTACCGGATCAAGGTGGAGGAGGACGCTTTGCATGGGGCTTTTGGCACCGAGTATGAGGAGTACTGCCGGAGAAGCAAGAGGCTGGTGCCGGGGATCTATTGA
- a CDS encoding two-component system sensor histidine kinase NtrB codes for MDKEIVDRMQTGPVEVAEMSGDVAVLKTGVGILVQDAMSRRLIEAASIHLELQPVELDEGSFEGSMLSGFELIIADEAIALRLRAVMTTGDEQAEGVNPALIAVRSKTAVGPEEPEVHFEGVLALPQEPAAIVAQMGLILYAHRAFARRYQSALEELQLNRRIFRSVTSGISVANAKEPDLPLVYVNPAFEVMTGYSLEEVQGKNCRFLQKGETEQPGLTLIREALAAGREVVAILRNYRKDGTVFWNELSLSPIRNRDGELTHFVGIQNDVTSRVEFEAALRESEKLAAVGRLAASIAHEINNPLESVMNLLYLAGHGSDDEAKGEYLAQADKELQRVAQITSQSLRFYKQSTKPQAVRLVDLMESVLDLYQGRIENAGLTVKKRERMTESIVCLESEIRQVLSNLVRNAMDSMAGTAGRLMVRTREATEWRSNTRGVLLTVADTGTGMSPETLKKLYTAFYTTKGIGGTGLGLWVSAEIVQRHKGRLLVRSSQRAGASGTVFELFLPYQGFAN; via the coding sequence TTGGATAAGGAGATCGTCGACAGGATGCAGACGGGGCCGGTGGAAGTTGCTGAGATGAGTGGAGATGTTGCAGTGCTGAAGACTGGTGTGGGGATCCTGGTACAGGATGCGATGAGTCGGCGGTTGATCGAGGCGGCTTCAATTCATTTGGAGCTGCAGCCGGTGGAGTTGGATGAAGGGTCATTCGAAGGCTCGATGCTGAGTGGGTTTGAGCTGATTATTGCGGATGAGGCGATCGCGCTACGGCTGCGGGCGGTGATGACGACCGGGGATGAGCAGGCGGAGGGGGTGAACCCGGCGTTGATCGCGGTTCGGAGTAAGACTGCCGTGGGGCCGGAGGAGCCGGAGGTTCACTTTGAGGGCGTGCTGGCGCTGCCGCAGGAGCCAGCGGCGATCGTTGCGCAGATGGGGCTGATTCTTTATGCGCATCGGGCGTTTGCGCGGCGATATCAGTCGGCGCTGGAGGAGTTGCAACTGAATCGGCGGATCTTCCGGTCGGTGACGAGTGGGATCTCGGTGGCAAATGCGAAGGAGCCGGATCTGCCGCTGGTGTACGTGAATCCTGCGTTCGAGGTGATGACGGGATACAGCCTGGAGGAGGTGCAGGGGAAGAACTGCCGGTTCCTGCAAAAGGGGGAGACGGAGCAGCCGGGGTTGACGCTGATTCGGGAGGCTCTGGCGGCGGGGCGGGAGGTGGTGGCAATTCTGCGGAACTACCGGAAGGACGGGACGGTGTTCTGGAACGAGTTGTCGCTCTCGCCGATCAGGAATCGGGATGGGGAGCTGACGCACTTTGTGGGGATACAGAACGATGTGACGTCTCGGGTGGAGTTTGAGGCGGCGCTGCGGGAGAGCGAGAAGCTGGCAGCGGTGGGGCGGTTGGCGGCCTCGATTGCGCATGAGATCAATAATCCGCTGGAGTCTGTGATGAACCTGCTTTACCTGGCGGGGCATGGCAGCGACGACGAGGCGAAAGGCGAGTATCTGGCACAGGCGGATAAGGAGTTGCAGCGGGTTGCACAGATTACTTCTCAGTCGCTGCGGTTCTATAAGCAGTCCACGAAACCGCAGGCGGTGCGCTTGGTGGATCTGATGGAGTCGGTTCTGGATCTGTATCAGGGGCGCATTGAGAATGCGGGGCTGACGGTGAAGAAGCGGGAGCGCATGACGGAATCGATTGTGTGCCTGGAGAGTGAGATACGGCAGGTACTGAGCAATCTGGTGCGGAATGCGATGGATTCGATGGCGGGGACTGCGGGGCGGCTGATGGTGCGGACGCGCGAGGCTACGGAGTGGCGATCGAATACGCGGGGAGTGTTGCTGACGGTTGCCGATACGGGCACCGGTATGAGCCCGGAGACACTGAAGAAGCTTTACACGGCCTTTTATACGACGAAGGGCATCGGCGGGACCGGGTTGGGACTGTGGGTGAGCGCAGAGATCGTGCAGCGGCATAAGGGGCGTTTGCTGGTGCGGAGTAGCCAGCGGGCGGGGGCAAGCGGGACGGTCTTCGAATTGTTTTTGCCGTACCAGGGGTTCGCGAACTGA
- a CDS encoding precorrin-2 dehydrogenase/sirohydrochlorin ferrochelatase family protein, with protein sequence MDLFPIFLKLAARPCIVIGAGNLAESKIESLRAAHARVTVIAPSARESIQNMDAAGEITWLQRVYRPGDLAGNFLVVAATDNPAVNRAVFAEAEASDILCNAVDDPPFCDFYFPSVVRRGDLQIAISTAGASPALAQRLRKEINAQLPLDLGDWLTDLGDLRREVVAAEPLNEDRKLLLHQLAQRDVCGYDACPSRAMARRHAQTNPAPLITEIPDATQS encoded by the coding sequence ATGGATCTCTTCCCCATCTTCCTCAAGCTCGCCGCCCGGCCCTGCATCGTCATCGGCGCCGGCAACCTCGCAGAATCGAAGATCGAGAGCCTCCGAGCAGCCCACGCCCGAGTCACCGTCATTGCCCCCAGCGCCCGCGAAAGCATCCAGAACATGGACGCCGCCGGTGAGATCACCTGGCTCCAGCGCGTGTACCGCCCAGGCGACCTCGCCGGAAACTTCCTCGTCGTCGCCGCCACCGACAACCCCGCCGTCAACCGCGCCGTCTTCGCCGAGGCCGAAGCCTCCGACATCCTCTGCAACGCCGTAGACGACCCACCCTTCTGCGACTTCTACTTCCCCTCCGTCGTCCGTCGCGGCGACCTCCAGATCGCCATCTCCACCGCCGGCGCAAGCCCCGCCCTCGCCCAGCGTCTCCGCAAAGAGATCAACGCCCAGCTCCCCCTCGACCTCGGCGACTGGCTCACCGACCTCGGCGACCTCCGCCGCGAAGTCGTCGCAGCCGAGCCCCTCAACGAGGACCGCAAGCTCCTCCTCCATCAACTCGCCCAGCGCGACGTCTGCGGCTACGACGCCTGCCCCTCCCGCGCCATGGCCCGACGCCATGCCCAAACCAATCCCGCACCCCTGATTACCGAAATCCCCGACGCCACCCAATCATGA
- the cobA gene encoding uroporphyrinogen-III C-methyltransferase — MTITTNPPSDQREPQTKPNTSPEVTAARAGQKPGTVYLCGAGPGDPDLLTLRAARLLATCEVILPDDLVSDEILALANPLAEIIPVGKRCGQPRITQAGIHELMLHHARRPKSVLRLKSGDPLVFGRAGEEIDALAAAGIPFDIVPGITAAFAVAASLKTPLTDRAAASKLILATAHHSATKTEPVAWHGAFPPEATLVLYMPGRDFTRLAAELIAAGIPPATPVAAVSRATTPHQHVVSTTLAALPTSQPGPAPLLILIGQAIRT; from the coding sequence ATGACAATCACCACCAATCCCCCCAGCGACCAACGGGAGCCCCAAACGAAGCCCAACACAAGTCCCGAAGTGACCGCCGCCCGCGCAGGGCAAAAGCCCGGCACGGTCTACCTCTGCGGAGCCGGCCCCGGCGACCCCGACCTCCTCACCCTCCGCGCCGCCCGCCTCCTCGCCACCTGTGAAGTCATCCTCCCCGACGATCTCGTCTCCGACGAAATCCTCGCCCTAGCCAACCCGCTCGCCGAGATCATCCCCGTAGGCAAACGCTGCGGCCAGCCCCGCATCACCCAGGCCGGCATCCACGAGCTCATGCTCCACCACGCCCGCCGCCCAAAGTCCGTCCTCCGCCTCAAATCCGGCGACCCCCTGGTCTTCGGCCGGGCCGGCGAAGAAATCGACGCCCTCGCCGCCGCCGGTATCCCCTTCGATATCGTCCCCGGCATCACCGCCGCCTTCGCCGTAGCCGCCTCCCTCAAAACCCCCCTCACCGACCGCGCCGCCGCCTCCAAGCTCATCCTCGCCACCGCCCACCACAGCGCCACCAAGACCGAACCCGTAGCCTGGCACGGAGCCTTCCCCCCCGAAGCCACCCTCGTCCTCTACATGCCCGGCCGCGACTTCACACGCCTCGCCGCCGAGCTCATCGCCGCCGGCATCCCCCCCGCAACCCCGGTCGCCGCCGTCTCCCGCGCCACCACCCCCCACCAGCACGTAGTCTCCACCACCCTGGCCGCCCTGCCCACCTCCCAACCAGGCCCAGCCCCGCTCCTAATCCTCATAGGCCAAGCCATCCGCACCTAG
- a CDS encoding PPC domain-containing DNA-binding protein has protein sequence MRKSWLWLGGGVLVMWLGWTVLMSLPQIVLGYLGMPWRVVSAASVDEVTISPSRAIPVGGAPGMQVTLVHENGGEKVYAVIFKKGDEVLSGLTDFAIQNHVGDAHFTGIGAVSGATTGWLDLSAKVYRGTVTKEQVEVLSLTGDIATFQGKPVVHGHVVLGRRDGSTVGGHLWEAKVNPTLEVFVTVDERALPKRLDDESGMKVIDAKP, from the coding sequence ATGAGGAAGAGCTGGTTGTGGTTGGGCGGTGGGGTTCTGGTGATGTGGCTGGGATGGACTGTCCTCATGTCCCTGCCGCAGATCGTTCTTGGCTACCTTGGTATGCCTTGGCGAGTCGTGAGTGCGGCTTCAGTCGATGAGGTGACGATCTCTCCTTCGCGGGCGATTCCTGTGGGTGGGGCTCCGGGGATGCAGGTGACGCTGGTGCATGAGAATGGCGGCGAGAAGGTTTATGCCGTGATTTTCAAGAAGGGCGATGAGGTGCTGAGTGGGTTGACCGACTTTGCGATTCAGAACCATGTCGGGGATGCTCATTTTACCGGGATTGGGGCGGTGAGCGGGGCTACTACGGGGTGGCTCGATCTGTCTGCGAAGGTCTACCGGGGGACGGTGACGAAGGAGCAGGTGGAGGTGCTGTCGCTGACGGGTGATATTGCTACGTTCCAGGGGAAGCCGGTAGTGCATGGACATGTGGTGCTGGGGCGGCGGGATGGATCGACTGTGGGTGGGCACCTTTGGGAGGCTAAGGTTAATCCTACGCTTGAGGTATTTGTGACGGTGGATGAGAGGGCTTTGCCTAAGCGGCTGGATGATGAGTCAGGGATGAAGGTGATTGATGCCAAGCCTTAA